Below is a window of Streptomyces genisteinicus DNA.
CCTCGACGGTGAGGTCCACGTCCCGCAGCACGGGCTCGGACGCGTCCTCGTAGTGGACGGAGACCTGGTCGAAAGTGATCACGGGGTTTCGGCTTCCTGGTCGCGCCGTCCCTCGCGCGGGGCGGGAACGGGCGGGTCGGCGGGGGCGGGCCGGTTGCCGGGTACGGCCTGCCGGCCGGCGGCCGCCTGCCGGGGCGCCGCGTCCGGCCGGGGCGTCGTGTCCGGCCGGGCGGGCGCGGTCGGCGGCGGGGCCAGGAACCCGGCGGCCCCGGCGAGGAGGATGGCGGCGGCCGGGACCGGCGGGAGAGGCGGCCAGCTCAGGGGGTAGATGGACGGGTTCAACTCGGCCGCGTCGAAACCCGCGTTGGCGAACAGCAGCACCGCCGACAGCAGGCCGACCCCGGCCACCGCCCACTCCGCGCCCCGCCAGGGATCGGGCCGGTACGTCGTGCGCGTCACCCGCCGCCCGCCGAGGCGCAGCCCGGCCACGCACAGCGCCGCCCCGGCCGCCAGCGCGGGGAAGCCGAGCAGGGCCGGGGCGGTCGCGTCGAGGAGTCCGTACGCGCCGGCGCAGAGCCCGCACATGCCGAGCAGCATCAGCGCGCCGGTGGCCCGCCGGGACCGGCGGGTGGCGGTCCCGGCCCGCCCGTACCCCCGGGAGTCCATCGCCGCGGCCAGCCGCAGCGAGCGCTCCAGGGCGTCCTCCAGCACGGGGACGACGATGCCCCGCAGCGCGCGCAGGCCCTTGGTGCGCCCGGCGCGCAGGCGGCGCGCGCGGTGCACGCGCTGCACGCTCTGCACGAGCTGGGGGGCGACGCTGATGGACACGGTGACGGCGACGCCCAGCTCGTACATCGCCCCGGGCAGGACCCGCAGGGCCCGCTTGGGGTTGGCCAGGGTGTTGGCCGCCCCGATGCAGCAGAGCATGCAGGCCAGGCGCAGACCGTCGGTGGCGGCGGAGAGCAGCGCTTCCAGGGACACCGGTCCGCCGATCTGGATGCCGGCGTACCAGTCGGGGGTGGGGATGTGGGGGAGGGAGAAGAGGAAGTGGTCGTGCGGGGTGATGCCGGTGGCGAAGACGGCGCGGAAGACGACGCGGATCGCCACCACCGTGAGCGCCAGGTACAGGTAGTAGGAGAAGCCGCGCGCCCACGGCGCCTCGGTGCGTCGCATGGTGATGACGAAGCCGAGCACGGCGAGGACGAGGAAGAGCAGCAGCGGGTTGTTGGTGCGGCTGACCGCGGTGGCGAGGGCCAGCGCCCAGATCCACCAGGCGACCGGGTGCAGGGTGCGGGGCAGCCGGCGGCCCCCCGTGTCCGGCCCGCCGGGGGCGGCGGTCGGCCGTGCCGCGCCCGGCACGGCGGCGGCGGGCGCGCGGCCGGTCCGGCGGCCCGGGCGGTCACCGCTCCGGCCGCCGGACCCGGGGGCGCGGGCGCTCCTGGGACCGGATGCGGGCACCTGGCCGGTCCGTGGTGCGGAGTCGTGGCCGCTCGGGCCGCCGGACATCCGTGGTTCGGGTTCGGGCACGCGGCTACTCCGTCGGGCGGCGTCTGGCCGCGTACCAGCCCGCGCCGCCGATCATCGCCACCAGGAGCACCGTCGCGACGACGGGCAGGAAGGAGCCCGCGTCGTGCGGGGCGTCCGCTGCCGGTGCCGCGTCGACGACCTTCGGGGCGGGCGACCCACCGGCCACCGCGGAGTCCGTGGCCGTCGGCGAGGGACTCGCCGAGGGGCTCGCGGAGGCGGACGCCGAGGCGGAGGCGCTGGGCGCCGTCGCGCTCGGAGCCGGGCTCTTCGCGGCGGGCGGATCCCCAGGGGGCGGATTCTCCGGCGCGGGTCCGGTGCCGGTGCCCGGCGGGAGCGGATCGGCGGTGCGGGTGTCCGAGGCGGTGGGCTTCGGCCCCGTCGGGCGGGTGTTCTTCGCCCGCAGCTGGTCGGGGGTGACGGTGGGCCGTCCCTCCGTCCCCTCGATATTGGTGCCGCCGAAGATCCACAGGTCGACGCTGCCGGGCTTCGGCTTGTAGAGCATGGCGCCGAGCTGGCTGTACTCCCAGGTGTTCTCTCCCGGATCGGCGTGCCAGTACGACCAGTACGCGGACGCGGGCGGGGTGAGGACGCAGTCGTCCTGCCGGGATGTCGGGTACTGCCGGCCGCCCTGGTGGCCGCTGTAGCCGATCCGGCAGATGAAGGCGGGCCCGTCGTGGCCGGTGCCGGTGGTGCGCCAGCCGCCCTGGTTGAGCAGTTCGTAGCCGGTCGTGGGCGTGGTGCCGCAAGAGCGGTAGACGGGTCCGCCCCAGTGGCTGAAGTCGACGGCGAGGACGACTCCGGAGGACGTGGTGCACTGGCCGATCGGCTGCGGTGCGGCGCCGGCCGGGGACGTGGTGGCGGCGAAGGCCGCCACCGTCATCCCCAGCGCGGCCGCCGTGCGGCCCAGGGCCTTCGGCAGGTTCGGGCCGCTCACGCCGTGCCCCCCGCCTCGCGCCGGCGGCGTGCCGCGCGGGTCACGGCCCAGCCTCCGGCGACCAGGGCGGCGGCCGCCGCGGCGAGGAGGCCGGCGCCGGTGCCGGTGGAGGCGAGTCCGCCGCCCGCTCCGCCGCCGGTGCCGCCCGTGCCGCCGGTGTCCTCACCCGGGGTGACGATGACCGGCGGCGAGGGCGGGCCGGAGGGCCCCGGCGAGGCGCTGGGGACGGGCTGCGGCGTGGTCCCGTCGAGACTGCGGGCCAGGGTGCCGAACGAGATGCCGGTGGCACCCCCGACGGCCTGCGCGGAGGCGCGCACGTCGGAACCGGGCTGCCCGCCCTTCCCCACGTTGAAGCCGCCGTCGGCGTTCTGCTGGGAGGCGAGGAACGCGAGGGCGTCGGCGATGCCCTCCCCGTACCGCGGCGCGTCCAGCGACAGGCCCTGGACGGCGAGCGCCGCGGAGTTCACCGAGTTGCCCGAAGCGCCGGGGAAGCCGCCGTCCGGGAGCTGCTGTCCGGCCAGCCACACCAGCGCCTTGTCCACGGCGGCCTGCGACTCGGCGTCCGGCAGCAGGTCGAGCGCCATCGCGGCCATGGCGGTCGAGTCCACCTCGGTGCCGCTCGGCTCGCCGATCAGGCTCGGCCAGGCGCCGGAGGGTTCCTGGAGGCTCTTCAGATAGGCGACCGGCTCCTTCGCCGCCGCCGTCTCACCGGCCCTGAGCTGGGCCATGACGCCGAGGGACTGCGAGAACACGGAGGTGGCGTACCGGTAGTTGCCCTTGGCCGCGCAGGGGCGCGGGGTGGCGGACTTCTCCGGGCAGACGGTCCCGGCGAGCGCGCCGATCAGGTCCTTGCCGCCGAAGTCCCGCGGGTCCCGGCCGACGACCTCGGCGAGCAGGGCGGTCTTGCCGATGAAGCCGCCGCCCGCGTACTCGGTGCCGATCTTGGTCCAGTCGTGGATGCCGCGGCCCGTGCCGTCCTTGCCGCCCTTGTCGAGGAAGTCGACGATGTTGCGCAGGGTGGCGTTGTCGTGCCCGGTGGCGGCGAGCGCGAACGCGCCGTCGATGGTGAGGCCGTAGTCGGCGAAGCCGCTGGCGGGGGCGTTCTCGTAGTACCGGCCCCGGATCAGGTGCTCGGTGTCGGTGAGGTAGGCGGTGCCCTTCTTCAGGTCGGGCCCGGCACCGGCCGGCGGGGTGATCGGGGGTGTGGTCGGCGGGTCGGTGCGCTTGGTGGTCAGGGCGACGAGGTCGCTCTTCGCACCGGCGACGGCGACCGGCGTCGTGGCGTAGACCCTCGGGTCGCTCTCGCCCGCCTCGAAGCCGAAGCCGCCCTGCGGGAGTTGCTGCCGGGAGAGCCAGGACACGCCGGCGTCGGCGTGCCCGGCGTCGCCGAGCGCGCGCAGCGCCTGCGCCGCCCACCCCGTGGATCCGGGGGCGCCGGTCGTCATGTAGGAGGCCGAAGGCCAGGAGCCGTCCGCCAGCTGGGACTTCTTCAGGTAGGCGCGCGCCCGTCCGACGGCCTCCTCGTGGCCGCCCGCCCGCTTCAGGGCGAGCGTGATCAGCCCGGTGGAGGAGGCGTCGCTGTCGCACCACTCGCCGGCCCGGATCAGGATGCCGGTGAAGCCGCCGTCCTCGCACTGGAGGCCGGTGAGCCGGGACACCGCGTGGGCGGGAGGCGTCACCCCGCCGTTCAGCAGGGCGATGACGGCCATGGCCTGCGCGTCGGCCTGCCCGGTGGTGCGGAAGTCGCCCTTCGTCAGGCACCCTTCGACAGTCTCGCCGTCGCCGGTGTCGCGCGGGCAGACGTACGTCACCAGGTCGCCGAGCAGGTCGTGGCCGCCGAAGGCGCGCGGGTCCTTTCCGGTGGCCAGGGCGACGAGCGCCAGCCGGGCGGCGGCTCCCGCGTCGGGGATGCCGTCCTTCCCGGCCGGGTAGGCGTAGGCGTCCGTCTGCGCGGGCGTGGCGAGGAAGTCGGCCGCCTTGCGGGCCGCCGCGCTCTTGCGGTCCGCGGCGGCGAGCGCGTAGACGATCTCGGTGGTCAGCACGTGGTTCGGGGTCGTGGAACCCTCGTCGACGACCCGTTCCCCGTCGGTCAGCTGTCCGGTCAGCCAGCGGGTCGTGGCGGCCGTGTCGACCGAGCCCGGGGGCACGGTCGGCGGCCCCGTCGGATCGCTCGGGTCCGGCGACGGGCTGCCGCCGCCGGCGCGCACGTCGTCGGGCGTGAAGGCCGGCTTGCCGGTGGTGCCGCCGATGTCGGTGCCGCCGAAGACCCAGGCGTCCACGTCGCCCGGCTTCGGGGTGCGGGACATGGCGCCGAGCGGGCTGTAGGTCCAGTTCTTCTGTCCGGGCGAGGCGATCCAGTACGACCAGTACGCGGTGGCCGGCGGCGTCAGGACGCACGCCTCCTTGTCCGGAGTCGGGTACTGCGTACCGCTGTTGAACGCGCCGTTGCCGATGCGGCAGATGAACCCGTCACCGTCGTGCACGGTCCCGTGGGTGGTGAAGCCGCCCTCGTGCAGCAGCTCGTAGCCGGTCGTCGGGGTGGTGTCGCAGCCGCGCACCACACCTCCGCCGAAGGGGCCGAAGTCCACGGCGACGACGGCGCCGGTGGTGGCCGTGCACTGGTCGACGGGGTCGGCGGTCGCCGGGGAGGCGGCTGTGAGGAAGCCCACCCCCGCGCCGAGGGACAGCAGGCCGGCGGTGAGCAGCGACAGCATCCGCCGGCCCGTGCGTATGCGGCGTCTCTTCCCCTGATCGGTCCCCACCGCGGCCCCCTCGTCTCTGCCGGGCGGGGCACACGTGGCGCTGAGCCCGCCCCGTGACGACATACCGAGAGCAGGCTGGGACGACCACGCCGTAGTCCGCGACGGCGTCTGTTCGTGGTTCTCTTCCTTGCTCCAGGCATTCCGGCTCACCCGGGACGTTCCGGGTCTACGGTTGCGGGTCAGCGCCGGAATTCGACCGGCTTCCCCTGGAGCTGAGTGCGTATCAGGCGGAATGGAACACCGATCCGGGCGAACCGTCAAGACGGCTGCCGCGTCGGCGGATTCCCCGGGAGGTGTCCGGCGGCCCGTCCCCTCGCCGCACGCTGGCGGAGCCGGGGCCCCTCGGGTACCGTCCTGGACTGCCATATGGGGGAATCCGGTGCGAGGCCGGAGCTGACGCGCAGCGGTATGGGACGGCGGGGGCCGCTTCCGAGCCCGAATGCCCATCCGGCGACGCAGTACACGAAGCCGTACCCACGCGTTCCGGGCGACGGCTGCCCCGCCGCGACCGCCCGCACGCCGCACCCGGCGAGGGCCGGCACGCGCCGGGAGCAGTCGGTGTCCGCCGACTTCAGGAGCAGTCGATGCCCCTTCTCCGTCCCTCCCGCCGCCTCGCCCTCGCCGTCCCCGCGGTCCTCGGCGCGTTCGCGCTGACCGCGCTGCCCGCCTTCGCGACCTCCACTCCCGCGCAGATCGCCACGTCGAAGACGAACGGCGTCGCCTACCTCAAGACGCTCCAGGCCGCCGACGGTTCGTACGCCGGTTCCGGCCTGTCGAACGAGTGGGCGTTCAGCGCCTTCGCCGCCGCCGGGACGGCCGTCGTCGACGTCGCGCCCGGCGGCGACACGACCAAGAACGCGCGCACCGTCTACCGGAACCTGATCTCCACGGGCTCCTGGCCCTCCGCCGCGCCGGTGGTCACCGACTACGAGAGAGGCGTGCTCAACGCCTACGCGGCGGGTATCGACCCGGCCCGGGTGTCGGCCTCCCGCAACCTCGTCGCCGACGTCTACTCCTACTGGCAGACCGCGGAGGCCGGGTACTTCGGCGCCTCCGCCAACTTCAACGGCACCGTCTTCGCCGCGCTCGCTCTCGGCGGGGCGAAGACCCAGGCGGGCGGCGTCCGTGTGCCGCAGGCCCTGACGGACCGGATCGTCACCCGGCTCCGCGCGAACCAGCACGTGGACGGCGGCTGGACGTACAGCAAGGCCGAGGGCGACTCCGCGGCCCTCAACACCCCGAGCGACGTCGACATGACGGGCGCCGCGATGGCCGCGCTCTGCGTCTCGGGGGTGCCGAACACCGACCCGGACGTCGTGCAGGCGAAGAACTTCCTCAAGGGCAAGCTGGTCGCGACGACCGGCGCCTTCAACTCCCTCTACGGCGTCAACACCAGCTCCAACGGCTGGGGCGTGTCCGGCCTGAACGCCTGCGGGATCAACCCGCAGACCGGCGACTTCCTGACCGTCAACGGCAAGACGCCGATCGACTTCCTCATCGCCAACCAGTACAACCCGGCGGGCGGCTTCAAGTACAAGCCGTCCGACACCTCGCCGTCCGCCTACTCCTCGATCGACGCGCTCCGCGCGGTCGCGGGCGGCGGCTTCACCTCCGCCCCGCCCGTCCCCGTCACCCCGGGCGCCCTGCAGTGGGTCGCCCAGCCGTCCTTCACCGCCGGCACGGCCACGAAGCTCGCGCTGACCGTCGACGACGGAGCGGGCGGCCTCAAGGTCTGCTCGGTGTCCTTCACCCCCACCGGCACGACCACCACCCTCGGCGCGGTGCTCGCCGCGGCCACCACCTCCGCGACCCCGTCCGGCTGCGTCACGAGCGTGACGCCCTCCTCGGGCACGGGCACGATCACGGCGGTCAACGGCAAGGCGAACAGCGGCTCCCACACCTGGAAGGTGAGCGTGGACGGCTCGTCCTTCGCCGGGGCGCTGCGCGAGAAGGTGATCACCGTGGGCGACACCATCGCCCTGCGCTGGGGCGCCTGAGCCACGGGCGGGGGCCCTTCGCGGGCCCCCCGCCCGTCGCCCCTCTCACCTGCCGGGGCCGGCCTGCCTGCTGCGGGCGTTGGCCTCGCGGACGAGTGCGCGCAGCAGTTCGCCCTGGCCGAGCCGCCGGACGCCGGACGGGGCGGCCTCCCACTCCGCGCCCCCGCCGAGGGGCCGCAGGCGGACGCGGAGGCCGTCGGAGGACGTGACCCGGCCGGCGCGTCCACCGGCCGCGTCGAGGACGGCGTCCCCGACAGCGGGCGCCGCGTCGTCGCTCACGCTTCTGCCCCCGTTCCCCGGGCGATCACCTCGGCGAGCAGCCGGGCCACGGGCGCGGAGCACGCGCCGAGGTGCACGAGCGCATAGCGGGGGTCGTCCGCGCGGTCGTCGGCCCAGGGGGTGCGGACGTCCATCGCAGGCAGTTGCACACCGGCCCGCGTGAGCGCTGCGGCGAGCGCGTCCCGGGCCTCGTGCGCCTCCCGGAGCTTGGCCGCGGGGGAAGGGGAGGGGGAGGGCGGAGGGGCTGCGAAGGGCATGGGCGTCGTCCTCGTGGGGGTTGCGGGCGCGGACCTGCGGGCCGCGTGACCCGCGCCGCGCCGTGCGAACTGCGCCGTGCGGCGCCTGTGTTCAGGAGGATGACCCCGGTCGGGCGCGGGCAGGCCGTGGACCGGACGGTGGCTCCTCGTGCCGCGTCGTCGTTCCACACCTTCCACAGCGGCCCCCGGGCCGGTCCGCCACGGTGGACTACGCTGCGTGTCGGACACGTCACACTCCACCGTCCCGGAGGAATCGGTATGCCGCAGCGACGCGTCGTCACCGGCCGGAGCCAGGAGCCCCGGCAGCGCTTCGCCGAGGAGCTGCGGACGCTGCGCACGGGCAGCGGGACCAGCCTGCGGGCGCTGGGCGAACGCCTGGGCTGGGACTGGTCGTTGTTCGGCAAGATGGAGAAGGGCGAGACGCTCGGCAGTCCGGAGGTCGTCCAGGCTCTGGACACCCACTACGGCACACCGGGGTTGCTGCTGGCGCTGTGGGAGCTGGCGGCGGGGGACAAGTCGCAGTTCAAGGAGCGGTACCGCCGGTACATGGCGCTGGAGGCGCAGGCGGTGAGCCTGTGGCACTTCGCGGTCGGCGTGCCGCCAGGGTTGTTGCAGACTCCCGGGTATGCCCGGGAGGTTCTGGCAGCGGGGCGGCTGGTGGGCGGGGAACTGGAACAGCAGGTCACAGCCCGGCTGACGCGCAGGGATGTGCTGGAGGGCGAAGGGGCACCGCACTTCCGGACGATCCTGTCCGAGACCGTGCTGCGGACCCCTCTCGACGATATGGACGCGTGGCAAGAGCAGTTGAGACACCTGCTGGTGATGTCGGAGCGCCGCATGGTCGCGATTCAGGTCCTGCCGCACCGAGCCGGCCCGCACAGCCTGTCGCACACCGATGTGATGTTCCTGCGGCTACCGGGGGGCCGTGCAGTGGCCTACGTGGAGAGCGCGAGCCGGGGCGAACTCATCGAGGAAGCCGAACAGGTGGAACGACTCCAGCAAATGTACGATGCGGTGCGCGACGTGGCCTTGGCTCCCGCCGAGTCGCGGAGGTACATCCAGCAGGTGTTGGAGGAAGCCCTGTGCGATCGATCGACCTGAGCGCCGCGACGTGGCGCACGAGCAGCTACAGCAACTCCGACGGCGGTCAGTGCGTCGAGGTCAGCGACGACTTCCCCGGCTTTGTCCCGGTGCGTGACAGCAAGGCGTCGCATGGCCCGGTGCTTGTGTTTCCGGCGGTGGGGTGGGTGCGTTTCGTCTGCGCGGTGCGGGTGGGGCGGTTGGGTGTCTGACGGGTGGCGGGTCCGGTGCGGAGGAGGGGACGCCGTGCGATCGGTCGACCTGAGCGCCGCGACGTGGCGCAAGAGCAGTCGTAGCAACCAGGACGGTGGGGCGTGCGTCGAGGTCAGCGACGACTTCCCCGGCTTTGTCCCGGTGCGTGACAGCAAGGCGTCGCATGGCCCGGTGCTTGTGTTTCCGGCGGTGGGGTGGGTGCGTTTCGTCTGCGCGGTGCGGGTGGGGCGGTTGGGTGTCTGACGGGTCGCGGGTCCGGTGCGGAGGAGGGGACGCCGTGCGATCGGTCGACCTGAGCGCCGCGACCTGGCGCAAGAGCAGCTGCAGCAACTCCGATGGCGGCGAGTCGGTCGAGTTCGACGACGGCGCCGTCACCGCACGGTGACCACCGCGGGTCCGGCCGCCCGATGAGGCGGCCGGACGTTCGCGTCCCCGGACGCGGCCGGACCGTCGCCCCCGCAACGACCGTGTCCGCCGCCTCACCCGCATCTCCTACCGGGCGCGGGCGGCCTGCCGGCGGGTGCCGAACCGCCTTGGAGGACCTCATGACCCGCACCACGCCCCCGCGCCCCGTCGACGTCGAGGCGGTCTTTCCCGAACTCGCCGCCCACCGGCGGACGGCGACCCGGCTGCACCCGCGCCCGGGTGTGCCGAAGGCGGAGGAGAGTTCGGTGGCCGGGCCCCTGCTGTGGCCCGCGGACGAACCCTGGCCGGTCTGTACCGCCGTCCATCCCAAGGACATCGGTCACCGCCTTGCCGACGTCCGGGAACGGCGGCGCATCCTGGCCGGGGCGAGGGGTCGTGACGTCACCGAGGAGGAGCGGCGCGTGCTCGACGGCATGACGCGCGGACCGCACGCCCCCCGAGTGGGCGAGTCCGACCCGCTGCCGCTGCTGGCCGTGGCCCAGCTGTGGACACGGGACGTGCCCGATCTCGCCGCGCCCGAGGGATGCGACCTGCTCCAGGTGTTCTGGTGCCCCTTCGAGGTGCACGGCCCGGACCGCACCATCGACGTGATCCTGCGCTGGCGCCGGTCCGCCGACGTCGGCGCCGTCCTCGCCGACCAGCCCGAACCACCCGTCGCCGGCCGTGAGGAGTGCGTGCCGACCTCCTGCGTCCTCCACCCCGAGCAGGTCGTGGAGCACGAGTACCTCGGCCTGCTGGACGAGGACCTCCGGGAGCGGATCGCGGACTGGGAGGAGGGTCTCCTCGACGACGACGACGACGATGACGAGGACGGGGACGGGGACGACGACGGGTGCGACGCCGGGGGCGGTCCGGCCCCGGCGAGCTACGCCACCTACGAGGAGTACGCAGCGGCGATGGCCGCCGCCCGCGCCGCGGAGCCCGACGAGGTCGACTACATGAGCGACCTCTCCATCGCCCCCGGCTGGAAGGCCGGCGGCTTCGCGTCCTGGCACCTCACCGACCCGGCGCCCGTCGACTGCCCCCGCTGCGGCGCCCCGATGCCGCCGCTGCTGACCGTGGCGACGGTGGAGTGCGACGGCGCGTCCCGCAGCTGGCTGCCGGTCGAGGACCGGGAGGACGACCGGGCGGCGATCGACCCCGTCGGGGTCTACCTCGGGCGCGGCCTGATGCGCGTCCACACCTGCCCGGCCGACCCGGACGTGCCGCACCGCCTCAGCTTCCAGTGACGGCGTCCCCCGTGCCGGGGGCGCGACCGGGCGCCCGGTGGATGCTCCCCGGCGCCCGGGCGGCGGCGATCCGGGCGAGACCCGCCGGGTACGGCAGCGCACGGGCCAGCCGTTCCACCTCGTCCAGCGCGCGGCGACCCGCGCTCCCGCCCAGGGACGCCGCGTGCACCACGCCCGCTTCCACCTCGGCGAGCCGTTCCCCGGTGCCGCGGGCGCGCTCGATCTCGGCGGCGGCGAGCACCCGCGCCCGGTCCGGCTCCCCTGCGAGGAGGCGGGCCCACGCGGTGAGGACCGGAGCCTCCCCGTCGGGCAGCAGCTTCCGTGCCGTCTCGGGACGGCCTGTGCGCAGGGCCAGTTCGGCCCGCGCGGTGCGCACCTCGAAACGGGCCTGCCGGTCCACGCCGGCCGAACGGTCCGCCCGGTCCAGCAGTGTGGCCGCCCGCCCGGGTTCGCCGGTCCGCATCAGCACCCGTGCCCGGGCGGCCAGCGCGTACGGCAGCGACCACGCCGCCTCGGCCCCCGTCCCCGCCGCCTCGGCCCCCGCCCCCGCGACGGCGGCCTCCGCGACCTCGCGGGCTGTCTGCGCATCGCCGAGCAGCAGGAGCAGTTCGGCGAGGTTGGCACGTTCGAAGGCGGCCGCCGTCGGGTCGCCGGACTCCTCGGCGAGCCCCAGCGCCCGGCGGCCGGTGGCGACGGCCTCGTGGAGCCGCCCCTCCCGGCGCGCGTTCTCCCGCAGGACGGAGAGCACCGAGCCGAGGAGCGCGGAGTCGCCGTACGCCTCCGCGGGCGCCAGGGCCCGGGCGGCGGCCTCACGGGCCTCGCGGAAGCGGCCCGCCAGCGCGAGGCTGGTGGCCTGCCCCGCGTGGCTGCGGGCCAGCAGACCCTGACCGGCGACCCCGGGCACGCGCAGCGCCGCGGAGAGGGCTTCGCGTGACGCCGCGTACCCGTCGAGGTACCGGCCCTCCACCCCGAGGGCGACTCCCAGGGCGATGAAGTGGGAGGCGGTCGGTTCCGGTCCGGTGTCCGCCGCGGGCGGATGGGCCCGCAGCACGGAGCGGGCCGCCGCCGGGCTCTCCGCCTTCACCAGGGTCTCCGCCAGCCGGGCCGCGGCGAGGACGGTCTCGTCACGGTCGCCGCGCCGCTCGAACTCGGCAAGCGCCCGCCGCAGGACGCCGGCGGCCTCGCCGAAGTGGCCCATGCGGCGCAGCACCTGGGCGTGCGCGAGCCGGGCCCGCGCGGCGTCCACGTCGAGGCGGGCCACCAGGTCGCGGTAGTAGCGGTCGGCGGCGTCGTTCGCGTACACGGCCGCCGCCCGCTCGGCCGCCCGCCGCAGGTACGCGGCGGCACGCGGGTCGTCGGCCCGCGCGAAGTGCGAGGCGAGCGTGTCGACTGCGTCGGGCCTGCGGCGGAGCACGGCCTGGGCGAACGCCGCGTGCAGCTGCCGGCGCCGCACCGCGGTCAGCCGCTCGTAGCAGGTGAGGCGGACCAGCGGGTGCCGGAAGGCCAGCCCCGGCTCGGTCCGCCCGGCCACCACGACGCTCCGTTCCTCGACGAGGGCGGCTCGGATGGCCTCCTCC
It encodes the following:
- a CDS encoding energy-coupling factor transporter transmembrane component T; its protein translation is MPEPEPRMSGGPSGHDSAPRTGQVPASGPRSARAPGSGGRSGDRPGRRTGRAPAAAVPGAARPTAAPGGPDTGGRRLPRTLHPVAWWIWALALATAVSRTNNPLLLFLVLAVLGFVITMRRTEAPWARGFSYYLYLALTVVAIRVVFRAVFATGITPHDHFLFSLPHIPTPDWYAGIQIGGPVSLEALLSAATDGLRLACMLCCIGAANTLANPKRALRVLPGAMYELGVAVTVSISVAPQLVQSVQRVHRARRLRAGRTKGLRALRGIVVPVLEDALERSLRLAAAMDSRGYGRAGTATRRSRRATGALMLLGMCGLCAGAYGLLDATAPALLGFPALAAGAALCVAGLRLGGRRVTRTTYRPDPWRGAEWAVAGVGLLSAVLLFANAGFDAAELNPSIYPLSWPPLPPVPAAAILLAGAAGFLAPPPTAPARPDTTPRPDAAPRQAAAGRQAVPGNRPAPADPPVPAPREGRRDQEAETP
- a CDS encoding prenyltransferase/squalene oxidase repeat-containing protein, whose translation is MGTDQGKRRRIRTGRRMLSLLTAGLLSLGAGVGFLTAASPATADPVDQCTATTGAVVAVDFGPFGGGVVRGCDTTPTTGYELLHEGGFTTHGTVHDGDGFICRIGNGAFNSGTQYPTPDKEACVLTPPATAYWSYWIASPGQKNWTYSPLGAMSRTPKPGDVDAWVFGGTDIGGTTGKPAFTPDDVRAGGGSPSPDPSDPTGPPTVPPGSVDTAATTRWLTGQLTDGERVVDEGSTTPNHVLTTEIVYALAAADRKSAAARKAADFLATPAQTDAYAYPAGKDGIPDAGAAARLALVALATGKDPRAFGGHDLLGDLVTYVCPRDTGDGETVEGCLTKGDFRTTGQADAQAMAVIALLNGGVTPPAHAVSRLTGLQCEDGGFTGILIRAGEWCDSDASSTGLITLALKRAGGHEEAVGRARAYLKKSQLADGSWPSASYMTTGAPGSTGWAAQALRALGDAGHADAGVSWLSRQQLPQGGFGFEAGESDPRVYATTPVAVAGAKSDLVALTTKRTDPPTTPPITPPAGAGPDLKKGTAYLTDTEHLIRGRYYENAPASGFADYGLTIDGAFALAATGHDNATLRNIVDFLDKGGKDGTGRGIHDWTKIGTEYAGGGFIGKTALLAEVVGRDPRDFGGKDLIGALAGTVCPEKSATPRPCAAKGNYRYATSVFSQSLGVMAQLRAGETAAAKEPVAYLKSLQEPSGAWPSLIGEPSGTEVDSTAMAAMALDLLPDAESQAAVDKALVWLAGQQLPDGGFPGASGNSVNSAALAVQGLSLDAPRYGEGIADALAFLASQQNADGGFNVGKGGQPGSDVRASAQAVGGATGISFGTLARSLDGTTPQPVPSASPGPSGPPSPPVIVTPGEDTGGTGGTGGGAGGGLASTGTGAGLLAAAAAALVAGGWAVTRAARRRREAGGTA
- a CDS encoding helix-turn-helix domain-containing protein translates to MPQRRVVTGRSQEPRQRFAEELRTLRTGSGTSLRALGERLGWDWSLFGKMEKGETLGSPEVVQALDTHYGTPGLLLALWELAAGDKSQFKERYRRYMALEAQAVSLWHFAVGVPPGLLQTPGYAREVLAAGRLVGGELEQQVTARLTRRDVLEGEGAPHFRTILSETVLRTPLDDMDAWQEQLRHLLVMSERRMVAIQVLPHRAGPHSLSHTDVMFLRLPGGRAVAYVESASRGELIEEAEQVERLQQMYDAVRDVALAPAESRRYIQQVLEEALCDRST
- a CDS encoding DUF397 domain-containing protein, giving the protein MRSIDLSAATWRTSSYSNSDGGQCVEVSDDFPGFVPVRDSKASHGPVLVFPAVGWVRFVCAVRVGRLGV
- a CDS encoding DUF397 domain-containing protein, with product MRSVDLSAATWRKSSRSNQDGGACVEVSDDFPGFVPVRDSKASHGPVLVFPAVGWVRFVCAVRVGRLGV
- a CDS encoding DUF397 domain-containing protein, yielding MRSVDLSAATWRKSSCSNSDGGESVEFDDGAVTAR